One window of the Mycobacterium xenopi genome contains the following:
- a CDS encoding acyl-CoA dehydrogenase family protein: protein MNTTLPKDISEFAAVAAKRLARLGGPQAALRAETDDDVRQEARRALVDLGAFDLDVRSSLDDLLAGAVLCQAAGASALPYPLVEELLSIDGARLALVNPKGPRIDHGDLPGDWVAADLDANRYRVQLSSRTNAKLGPFLVPVTLSPPDGTVPAAHVSLHLLLGSWRILGAVQRSLQIVTEHVNTRIQFGKPLADFQAVRFAVAEAAVAVRGLEELAKYTAWRSESARPQAFSADTLVLRLKAVETARHVLRTSHQLLGALGFCDESDVSVIDRHTQPLIRLPAGAEELALRLVPDVRDGRLETLFNQPVATP from the coding sequence GTGAATACCACGCTGCCAAAAGATATTTCCGAGTTCGCCGCAGTCGCTGCCAAACGGCTCGCGCGACTGGGCGGGCCGCAGGCCGCGTTGCGGGCCGAGACCGACGACGACGTCCGCCAAGAGGCTCGGCGCGCGCTGGTCGACCTCGGCGCGTTCGACCTCGATGTCCGCTCCTCGTTGGACGACCTGCTTGCCGGCGCGGTGCTGTGCCAGGCCGCCGGCGCTTCCGCGCTGCCCTATCCGCTTGTCGAAGAACTGCTTTCGATCGACGGCGCGCGGCTGGCTCTGGTGAATCCCAAGGGCCCGCGCATCGACCACGGAGACCTGCCGGGCGACTGGGTCGCCGCCGACCTCGACGCCAACCGCTACCGCGTGCAGCTGTCATCGAGGACCAATGCCAAGCTGGGGCCGTTTCTGGTGCCGGTCACGCTGAGCCCACCGGATGGGACGGTGCCGGCCGCCCACGTCTCGCTGCACCTGCTGCTGGGGTCGTGGCGGATTCTCGGCGCGGTGCAGCGGTCACTGCAGATCGTCACCGAACACGTCAACACCCGCATCCAGTTCGGCAAACCCCTGGCGGACTTTCAGGCCGTCCGGTTCGCCGTCGCGGAAGCGGCCGTGGCGGTACGCGGGCTTGAGGAACTGGCCAAGTACACCGCGTGGCGATCGGAATCAGCGCGACCTCAGGCTTTTTCGGCGGATACCCTGGTTCTTCGGCTCAAGGCCGTCGAAACCGCACGCCACGTGCTGCGCACGTCGCACCAGCTGCTCGGTGCGCTGGGTTTCTGCGACGAATCCGACGTCAGCGTCATCGACCGCCACACCCAACCGCTGATCCGGCTGCCAGCAGGCGCCGAGGAACTCGCTTTGCGGCTGGTACCGGACGTGCGCGACGGGCGGCTGGAAACGCTGTTCAACCAACCGGTGGCCACACCGTGA
- a CDS encoding class I adenylate-forming enzyme family protein: protein MSVGPIAAGVAPGQEHDGIPFGTRLRQLAEQSVDERAVVTVAPDGRTHAMSFGELDARANQWGRALAAAGAEMGSLVALAIPNSEELVLAALGCWKIGAVPVPMRWDLPDWERSRVLKVIDPVVLVDEQHSSVLASRAARESDRPLPDVVSPMVNGICSSGSTGLPKVILNLARALWTPEHSVPFMAHWMAVPQPQTILVPGPMYHTNGFAPLNNLLGGDRLVVLEKFDAATVVDSIERYRVTNFTATPTMLARIAALPDIRRRDFSSVAWILQGAAVMPPALLHTWFELLSPERILMAYGMTENLGLTALRGDEWLAHPGSVGRGFRGTEIRILDERGKQLGPGQQGEVYLRAPMSAGYRYLGGAPPLPSTPDGFRSAGDIGHLDADGYLYIADRRADMIITGGANVFPAEVECALAEHPDIADVVVIGLSDPQWGRRVHAVVQPADSAALTEQQVIDYAKSRLAGYKVPKTVEFVDQIPRTAATKVNRSTMVQARGG, encoded by the coding sequence GTGAGCGTCGGCCCGATCGCCGCCGGGGTTGCCCCCGGCCAGGAGCATGACGGGATTCCGTTCGGGACCCGGCTGCGCCAACTCGCGGAGCAATCCGTCGACGAGCGGGCTGTGGTCACGGTAGCGCCCGACGGCCGCACACACGCCATGAGCTTCGGTGAACTCGACGCTCGCGCCAATCAGTGGGGCCGAGCCCTGGCCGCGGCTGGTGCGGAGATGGGTTCGCTTGTGGCGCTGGCGATCCCGAATTCAGAGGAATTGGTCTTGGCTGCGCTGGGGTGTTGGAAGATTGGGGCCGTCCCCGTTCCGATGCGCTGGGATCTGCCCGACTGGGAGCGTTCGCGAGTGCTCAAGGTGATCGACCCCGTCGTCCTCGTCGACGAGCAGCACAGCTCGGTGCTGGCGTCGCGCGCGGCCCGGGAATCCGACCGCCCGCTACCGGATGTGGTCTCCCCCATGGTCAACGGGATATGCAGCAGCGGCTCGACCGGCCTGCCCAAGGTGATTCTCAACCTGGCGCGGGCGCTGTGGACGCCCGAGCACAGCGTGCCGTTCATGGCCCACTGGATGGCGGTGCCTCAGCCGCAGACGATTCTGGTGCCCGGCCCGATGTATCACACCAACGGCTTCGCCCCGCTCAATAACCTGCTGGGCGGTGACCGCCTGGTGGTCCTGGAAAAGTTTGACGCCGCAACAGTTGTCGACTCGATCGAACGATACCGGGTCACTAACTTCACCGCCACGCCAACGATGCTGGCACGCATCGCCGCACTGCCCGATATCCGCCGACGCGATTTCTCCAGCGTCGCATGGATTTTGCAGGGCGCCGCGGTGATGCCGCCCGCGCTGCTGCACACGTGGTTCGAGCTGCTCAGCCCTGAGCGGATCTTGATGGCCTACGGGATGACGGAGAATCTCGGGCTCACCGCGCTGCGCGGCGACGAGTGGCTGGCGCATCCGGGCAGCGTGGGCCGCGGATTCCGGGGCACCGAGATCCGCATCCTCGACGAACGGGGCAAACAGCTTGGCCCCGGACAGCAAGGCGAGGTCTATCTGCGCGCGCCGATGAGCGCCGGGTACCGCTATCTGGGCGGCGCACCGCCCCTACCGTCGACCCCGGACGGATTTCGTTCTGCCGGGGATATCGGCCATTTGGACGCAGACGGCTATCTCTACATCGCCGACCGTCGCGCCGACATGATCATCACGGGCGGCGCGAATGTTTTCCCGGCAGAGGTGGAGTGCGCCCTTGCCGAGCACCCCGACATCGCCGACGTCGTGGTCATCGGACTCTCCGACCCGCAGTGGGGACGCCGAGTCCACGCCGTGGTCCAGCCAGCCGATTCGGCTGCGCTGACCGAGCAGCAGGTGATCGACTACGCCAAGAGCCGACTTGCTGGCTACAAAGTGCCCAAGACCGTCGAGTTCGTCGACCAGATCCCCCGAACTGCGGCGACAAAGGTCAACCGATCCACGATGGTCCAAGCCAGGGGTGGATAA
- a CDS encoding amidohydrolase family protein, which translates to MPSRELPFPVFDADNHMYETQEALTKFLPDHRKHVIDYVQVRGRTKIVVRGHISDYIPNPTFEVVARPGAQEEYFRHGSGGKSYREIMGEPMKAIPAFREPGPRLEVMDELGVDYALMFPTLASLVEERMKDDPELTHDVIHALNQWMYETWSFNYKERIFATPVITLPIVDRALEELEWCLERGARTVLVRPAPVPGYRGSRSFGFEEFDPFWQACIKAGIPVSMHASDSGYADFLNAWEPGDEFLPFKPTAFRSLAMGHRPIEDAMGALVCHGALSRNPELRILSIENGAEWVPHLFKGLKGVYKKMPNAFAEDPIEAFKRCIYISPFWEDNFVDIVKMVGSDRVVFGSDWPHPEGLADPLTFVDELSGLDQEDVEKIMGGNLMKLMKVSQPAKQVSA; encoded by the coding sequence ATGCCGTCCCGCGAACTGCCGTTTCCGGTGTTCGACGCCGACAACCACATGTACGAAACCCAGGAGGCGCTGACCAAGTTCCTGCCGGACCACCGCAAGCACGTGATCGACTACGTGCAGGTGCGCGGCCGCACCAAGATCGTGGTGCGCGGCCACATCAGCGACTACATCCCCAACCCGACCTTCGAGGTGGTGGCCCGCCCGGGAGCGCAGGAGGAATACTTCCGCCACGGCAGCGGGGGCAAGAGCTACCGCGAGATCATGGGCGAGCCGATGAAGGCGATCCCCGCCTTCCGCGAGCCAGGGCCGCGGCTGGAGGTGATGGACGAGCTCGGCGTCGACTATGCGCTGATGTTCCCCACCCTGGCCAGCCTGGTCGAAGAGCGGATGAAGGACGACCCGGAGCTGACGCACGACGTCATCCACGCGCTCAATCAGTGGATGTATGAAACCTGGTCGTTCAACTACAAGGAGCGCATCTTCGCGACCCCCGTGATCACGTTGCCGATCGTCGACCGCGCTCTCGAAGAACTCGAATGGTGCCTGGAGCGCGGTGCGCGCACCGTGCTGGTCCGCCCGGCGCCGGTGCCCGGCTACCGCGGCAGCCGCTCGTTCGGTTTCGAGGAGTTCGACCCGTTCTGGCAGGCCTGCATCAAAGCCGGCATCCCGGTGTCGATGCACGCCTCCGACAGCGGCTACGCCGACTTCCTCAACGCCTGGGAGCCCGGCGACGAGTTCCTGCCGTTTAAGCCCACTGCATTCCGGAGCCTGGCGATGGGTCATCGGCCGATCGAGGACGCGATGGGTGCGTTGGTTTGCCACGGCGCGCTGTCACGCAACCCGGAGCTGCGGATCCTGTCGATCGAAAACGGCGCGGAGTGGGTGCCGCATTTGTTCAAGGGCCTGAAAGGCGTCTACAAGAAGATGCCGAACGCGTTCGCCGAAGACCCGATCGAGGCGTTCAAGCGCTGCATCTACATCAGCCCGTTCTGGGAGGACAACTTCGTCGACATCGTCAAGATGGTGGGGTCTGACCGGGTGGTGTTCGGCTCGGACTGGCCGCACCCTGAGGGATTGGCTGACCCGCTGACCTTCGTCGACGAGCTCTCCGGCCTGGATCAAGAAGACGTAGAGAAGATCATGGGCGGCAACCTGATGAAGTTGATGAAGGTCTCGCAGCCGGCCAAACAAGTCAGCGCCTAA
- a CDS encoding acyl-CoA dehydrogenase family protein, giving the protein MTTMDYDLGADAGELRKRLRQLIATHIPEGFLGACTDDPEDLATTESFCKLLASEGLLALAWPKEHGGAGGSIWQQTVLREEMWAHHEPRGAQYMGINWVGPAVMRYGTPEQKAQHLSAIASGEVIWCQGFSEPEAGTDLASLRTRAVPDGDGWRITGQKVWTSYAQMASWCVLAACTDPDAPKSRRLTLFLIPMDRPGITVRPIRSMLGPHHLNEMFLDGVQAFPEDVLGEVGDGWRVMREALAFERVGIARYARCESLLERMRTELGDDWDALPESIRSRWVRALVDLRVARLLAYRAVSLQDDPSAGAAASAARIAATTCDQQVAELLFDALGPVALDSGYSAVLHGAVEDHWRYAQAATVASGTIEVQKMLVARDVLGEHR; this is encoded by the coding sequence ATGACGACAATGGACTACGACCTCGGCGCCGACGCCGGCGAATTGCGAAAACGATTGCGGCAGCTGATAGCCACCCATATCCCGGAAGGCTTCCTGGGCGCGTGCACCGACGACCCGGAAGACCTTGCCACCACCGAGTCCTTCTGCAAACTTCTGGCTTCCGAAGGCCTGCTCGCACTGGCCTGGCCGAAAGAGCACGGCGGCGCAGGAGGATCGATCTGGCAGCAGACCGTGCTGCGGGAAGAGATGTGGGCCCATCATGAACCGCGCGGCGCACAGTACATGGGGATCAACTGGGTCGGCCCGGCGGTGATGCGCTATGGCACCCCGGAACAGAAAGCGCAACATCTGTCGGCGATCGCGTCCGGCGAAGTGATCTGGTGCCAAGGGTTTTCCGAACCGGAAGCGGGAACCGACCTGGCATCGCTGCGTACCCGCGCGGTTCCCGACGGCGACGGGTGGCGCATCACCGGTCAAAAGGTGTGGACGTCGTATGCGCAGATGGCCTCATGGTGTGTGCTGGCCGCGTGCACCGACCCGGATGCACCCAAATCACGGCGGCTTACGCTGTTTCTCATTCCGATGGACCGACCGGGGATCACGGTGCGGCCGATCCGGTCGATGCTTGGCCCGCATCACCTCAACGAGATGTTCCTCGACGGGGTGCAGGCGTTTCCCGAAGATGTGCTCGGCGAGGTCGGCGACGGCTGGCGGGTGATGCGCGAAGCGCTGGCATTCGAGCGCGTCGGCATCGCCCGCTACGCGCGGTGTGAGTCGCTGCTGGAGCGGATGCGCACTGAGCTCGGCGATGACTGGGACGCCCTGCCCGAATCGATCCGTAGCCGCTGGGTGCGGGCGTTGGTCGATTTGCGGGTTGCCAGGCTGCTGGCCTACCGAGCGGTGTCGCTGCAAGATGACCCGTCGGCTGGGGCGGCCGCCAGCGCGGCCCGCATCGCGGCCACCACCTGCGATCAACAGGTCGCCGAGCTGCTGTTCGATGCCCTGGGTCCGGTTGCGCTGGACAGCGGCTACTCGGCGGTTTTGCATGGTGCGGTCGAAGACCACTGGCGCTACGCGCAAGCGGCGACCGTGGCATCGGGAACCATCGAGGTGCAGAAAATGCTCGTGGCCCGCGACGTCTTGGGAGAGCATCGGTGA
- a CDS encoding aromatic ring-hydroxylating oxygenase subunit alpha has translation MVTTSDWTPLPVPWAVQTPDRIPKQRYYDPEFYALETELLWPRVWQMACRLEEIPKPGDFVEYEILDESIIVVRLDSQTVRAYHNACRHRGVKIVEGNGSRRSFVCPFHGWCWGLNGDNTFVPRAEVFAEHNLRPQDLNLVPVRCELWGGCAWINLDDDAPALRDCLEPFASVYDAWKVESLRTEWWQSCLLPVNWKVATAAFMEGYHVPQTHPQLLPTSSNGSSSGRDLIQKSLYFMRTLGEGMGGMTHENDIRIAEGLQNIELPADPSAAMATWRSTLNEAVVAWHRARGCEMPDLNELDRRGITDAIGFCFPHYFLLPTYSSASSYRIRPLGPEQTLFEIWSLTRIPPDRVTGKPTPPQPMAPDDPRWPPIPAQDFSNLPRQQKGLHSRGFEYMRLSNQIEGLISNFERVIDGFLASLPYDTLVPAIQKTNTTIDVPIADLALR, from the coding sequence ATGGTGACAACTAGTGACTGGACGCCGCTGCCGGTTCCGTGGGCAGTGCAGACGCCGGACCGAATTCCCAAGCAGCGGTATTACGACCCCGAGTTCTACGCGCTGGAAACCGAGCTGCTCTGGCCTCGTGTGTGGCAAATGGCGTGCCGGCTCGAGGAAATCCCTAAACCCGGCGACTTCGTCGAGTACGAGATCCTCGACGAATCGATCATCGTCGTGCGCCTCGACAGCCAAACGGTGCGCGCCTACCACAACGCATGTCGCCACCGCGGGGTAAAGATCGTGGAGGGCAACGGATCTCGTCGCAGTTTCGTCTGTCCATTCCACGGCTGGTGCTGGGGGCTCAATGGGGACAACACGTTTGTGCCGCGTGCGGAGGTCTTCGCTGAGCACAACCTGCGCCCCCAGGATCTGAACCTGGTCCCGGTGCGCTGCGAGCTGTGGGGCGGATGCGCGTGGATCAACCTCGACGACGACGCCCCCGCGTTACGTGACTGCCTGGAACCGTTCGCCTCTGTCTACGACGCCTGGAAGGTGGAGTCGCTGCGCACCGAGTGGTGGCAGTCGTGTCTGCTGCCGGTGAACTGGAAGGTGGCGACCGCGGCGTTCATGGAGGGCTACCACGTCCCGCAGACCCATCCCCAGCTGCTGCCCACTTCGAGCAACGGCTCGTCGTCAGGACGGGACCTGATCCAGAAGAGCCTGTACTTCATGCGCACGCTCGGTGAGGGCATGGGCGGCATGACCCACGAAAACGACATCCGCATCGCCGAGGGCCTGCAAAACATCGAATTGCCGGCCGACCCGAGCGCGGCAATGGCTACCTGGCGTAGCACGCTCAACGAGGCGGTCGTCGCTTGGCATCGGGCCCGGGGCTGCGAGATGCCCGATCTCAACGAACTCGACCGTCGCGGCATCACCGACGCGATCGGGTTCTGCTTTCCGCACTATTTCCTGCTGCCCACCTACAGCAGCGCCTCGTCATACCGGATTCGTCCGCTCGGGCCCGAGCAGACGCTGTTCGAGATCTGGTCGCTCACCCGAATCCCGCCGGACCGAGTGACCGGAAAGCCGACCCCGCCGCAACCAATGGCACCCGACGACCCGCGCTGGCCGCCGATTCCCGCGCAGGACTTTTCCAATCTGCCGCGGCAGCAGAAAGGACTGCACTCGCGCGGGTTCGAATATATGCGGCTGTCCAACCAGATCGAAGGACTGATCTCAAACTTCGAACGCGTCATCGACGGTTTTCTGGCCAGCCTCCCGTACGACACCCTGGTGCCAGCGATCCAGAAGACCAACACCACGATCGACGTGCCGATCGCGGACTTGGCGCTGCGATGA
- a CDS encoding FAD-binding protein: protein MTVRWDRSVDLLITGSGGGGMVAALTALDSGLQPLVVEKQGLVGGSTGLSGGIVWLPNNPLMRAGGIADSPEDGLAYLADVVGDIGVASSPARREVFLTAGYEMMNFLLRKGIRLERCAGWSDYYPNHKGGNEAGRAVEGIPFDAARLGEWSDKVQPPLARNYGFVVKTNELRSVQYFNRAPGAFAVALRVFLRTLAARTRRRDILTNGASLIAQMLKVLIDLSDGEPPVWTNTAMEDLVVEGGRVVGVRVMRDGCALNVAARKGVLLAAGGFSHNADMRRRYSGDQPNDGKWSIANAGDTGEVLQAAMRLGARTDLLDEAWWLPSVFIADGGAVAGSLGVGRQRPGAIYVDATGRRFCNESNSYVEVGKAMYANKAVPCWMVFDHGYVRRYVAGANPLKRRLPAELIERGAVKRGDTLDDLARQIEVPADGLAHTVERFNRFAAKGLDPDFGRGQSAYNDCLGDPGYRPNASIGPLDRAPYYAVQVYPADVGTCGGVVTNEHAQVLDEQDRVIAGLYATGNTTATVMGRTYPGAGASIANSMVFGYVAARHAAGRRVAGEMSR, encoded by the coding sequence ATGACAGTCCGCTGGGATCGGTCCGTCGACCTGCTCATCACCGGAAGCGGTGGAGGAGGCATGGTCGCCGCGTTGACGGCGCTCGACTCCGGGCTGCAGCCGTTGGTTGTGGAAAAGCAAGGCCTCGTGGGTGGTTCGACGGGGCTCTCCGGGGGTATCGTCTGGCTGCCGAACAATCCGCTGATGCGGGCCGGGGGTATCGCGGACTCGCCCGAGGACGGGCTTGCTTACCTCGCCGACGTGGTCGGCGACATCGGTGTGGCGTCCTCGCCGGCGCGACGCGAAGTGTTTTTGACCGCCGGCTATGAGATGATGAACTTCCTGCTGCGTAAAGGTATTCGACTCGAACGGTGCGCGGGCTGGAGTGACTACTACCCGAACCACAAGGGCGGCAACGAGGCCGGCCGTGCGGTCGAGGGAATCCCATTCGACGCGGCTCGACTGGGTGAATGGAGCGACAAGGTTCAGCCGCCGCTGGCCCGCAACTACGGCTTTGTGGTGAAGACCAACGAACTGCGCTCCGTCCAGTACTTCAACCGTGCGCCGGGTGCGTTTGCCGTTGCGTTGCGGGTGTTCCTACGCACGCTTGCGGCGCGCACCCGCCGCCGCGACATACTGACCAACGGAGCATCGCTGATTGCACAGATGCTCAAGGTGCTGATCGACCTGAGCGACGGCGAGCCCCCGGTGTGGACGAACACCGCGATGGAAGACCTGGTAGTCGAGGGCGGCCGGGTCGTTGGCGTCCGTGTCATGCGCGACGGCTGCGCGCTAAACGTCGCGGCACGTAAGGGAGTTCTGTTGGCTGCCGGTGGATTTAGCCACAACGCCGACATGCGACGCCGATACAGCGGTGATCAGCCGAACGACGGGAAGTGGTCGATCGCCAACGCCGGCGACACCGGCGAGGTGCTGCAGGCCGCTATGCGTCTGGGCGCAAGGACCGATCTGTTGGACGAGGCGTGGTGGCTGCCTTCGGTTTTCATTGCCGACGGCGGTGCGGTGGCAGGGTCGTTGGGCGTAGGTCGGCAGCGTCCGGGCGCCATCTACGTCGATGCGACGGGCCGACGGTTCTGCAACGAGTCGAACTCCTATGTCGAAGTGGGCAAGGCGATGTACGCCAACAAGGCGGTGCCGTGCTGGATGGTTTTCGACCACGGTTACGTGCGCCGGTATGTGGCGGGCGCCAATCCCCTGAAACGGCGCTTGCCCGCCGAACTGATCGAACGCGGTGCCGTCAAACGCGGCGACACCCTCGATGACTTGGCCCGCCAAATCGAAGTCCCCGCAGATGGATTGGCGCACACCGTCGAGCGGTTCAACCGGTTCGCGGCCAAGGGACTCGACCCCGACTTTGGCCGCGGCCAGTCGGCGTACAACGACTGTCTGGGCGATCCCGGGTATCGCCCGAACGCTTCGATCGGCCCGCTGGACCGAGCACCGTACTACGCGGTTCAGGTCTATCCGGCTGACGTCGGCACCTGCGGAGGTGTGGTCACCAACGAGCACGCGCAGGTTCTCGACGAGCAAGACCGGGTGATCGCCGGTCTTTACGCGACCGGTAATACCACCGCGACCGTGATGGGCCGAACCTATCCGGGCGCCGGCGCGAGCATCGCCAATTCGATGGTGTTCGGCTACGTCGCGGCCCGACACGCCGCTGGACGCCGGGTCGCCGGTGAGATGAGCCGTTGA
- a CDS encoding hotdog fold thioesterase produces the protein MAAPDEAEITRGERFIKTAVTILGETGRTDFTVQEIVARAKTSLRAFYQHFSSKDDLLLALFDRTMAQSAQAWRTETTGMDASAALKLVIDRISAQPESSTQDSLNRALTLYNQQLAETRPRDYARVLSPLHQLIRDIVDRGIIEGVFRPGLDVGAASAIVMQTLLGALRLHWLGAELNGIPIDAGQLYDFCMRALGAGQGDTESASPSLSELFAQIGIRDAAHPDDAMEIPVRPQVVNTSGALQGGLIATLADVAAGQLGLRHLPPGTRFTTADLFVRYLRPVREGFARAVPRILRAGRRSLVTQVDIFRSVDDELAATATVNFAVIERDDKEP, from the coding sequence ATGGCCGCCCCGGACGAAGCCGAAATAACCCGCGGAGAACGCTTCATCAAGACTGCGGTCACGATCCTGGGGGAAACCGGACGCACCGACTTCACCGTGCAAGAAATCGTCGCGCGTGCCAAGACGTCGCTGCGCGCGTTCTACCAGCATTTCAGCAGCAAGGACGACCTATTGCTGGCGCTGTTCGACAGGACCATGGCTCAGTCGGCGCAGGCCTGGCGCACCGAAACCACCGGGATGGACGCCAGCGCCGCGCTCAAGCTGGTGATCGACCGCATCAGCGCACAACCGGAATCGAGCACCCAGGACAGCCTCAACCGGGCCTTGACCCTGTACAACCAGCAGCTGGCCGAGACCCGGCCCCGCGACTACGCCCGCGTTCTCTCGCCGCTGCACCAACTCATCCGCGACATCGTCGACCGCGGCATCATCGAAGGAGTATTTCGGCCCGGCCTCGACGTGGGAGCCGCATCGGCCATCGTCATGCAGACCTTGCTGGGCGCGCTTCGGCTGCACTGGCTGGGCGCCGAATTGAACGGGATCCCGATCGACGCCGGCCAACTCTACGACTTTTGCATGCGCGCCTTAGGCGCGGGCCAAGGTGACACCGAGTCGGCGTCGCCGTCACTGTCCGAGCTGTTTGCTCAGATCGGCATCCGAGACGCCGCCCACCCCGACGACGCCATGGAGATACCGGTGCGTCCACAAGTGGTCAACACCTCGGGTGCGCTGCAGGGCGGACTGATCGCCACGTTGGCCGACGTGGCCGCGGGCCAGCTCGGGCTTCGGCATTTGCCGCCGGGCACCCGCTTCACCACCGCCGACCTTTTCGTTCGCTATCTGCGGCCGGTCCGCGAGGGCTTTGCTCGAGCGGTTCCGCGGATCCTGCGGGCCGGTCGGCGTTCCCTCGTCACGCAGGTCGACATCTTCCGCAGCGTCGACGACGAGCTCGCGGCCACGGCCACAGTGAACTTTGCCGTCATCGAACGCGACGACAAGGAGCCCTGA
- a CDS encoding enoyl-CoA hydratase-related protein produces the protein MEQRTLNAVIYQRDPPIARIILNRVDKANTKDSTLVREVDDCLHQADRDGEIKVVILKANGEGFCGGHVARWGPDENPYPEFGTTFEELYKGTADLFLWPTLYLWEFPKPTISQIHGYCMGGGIYLGLLTDFCVASEDAYFQMPLAQSLGEPGGHTMIEPWLMMNWHRVMDWLLLAPTLSAQQALEWGLLNKVVPRDDLEDTVEDMARRIAQIPLTTLMAVKNNVKRAWELMGMRVHLQVSHILTNMVGAASDVQARRAELLRSGLKPRDFVARDDSQQGDQ, from the coding sequence ATGGAGCAGCGCACCCTCAACGCGGTCATCTACCAACGGGATCCGCCGATCGCCCGGATAATCCTCAACCGCGTCGACAAGGCCAACACCAAAGACTCGACCCTGGTGCGCGAAGTCGACGATTGCCTGCACCAGGCAGACCGCGACGGCGAGATCAAAGTCGTGATCCTCAAGGCCAATGGCGAGGGCTTCTGTGGCGGACATGTGGCCCGGTGGGGTCCCGACGAGAACCCCTACCCTGAGTTCGGCACGACCTTCGAGGAGCTATACAAGGGCACCGCTGATCTGTTTTTGTGGCCGACGCTGTATCTGTGGGAGTTTCCCAAACCCACGATCTCGCAGATCCACGGGTATTGCATGGGCGGTGGCATCTATTTGGGCCTGCTGACCGATTTCTGCGTGGCATCCGAGGACGCCTATTTCCAGATGCCGCTTGCCCAAAGCCTCGGCGAGCCGGGCGGGCACACCATGATCGAGCCGTGGCTGATGATGAACTGGCACCGGGTCATGGATTGGCTTTTGTTGGCGCCCACGCTGTCTGCTCAGCAGGCGCTTGAGTGGGGCCTGCTTAACAAGGTAGTGCCGCGAGACGATCTCGAGGACACGGTCGAGGACATGGCCCGCCGGATCGCCCAAATTCCGTTGACGACGTTGATGGCCGTCAAGAACAACGTGAAGCGGGCCTGGGAATTGATGGGCATGCGTGTGCACCTGCAGGTCAGCCACATATTGACGAACATGGTCGGCGCGGCGTCGGACGTTCAGGCCCGGCGAGCCGAGCTGCTGCGATCGGGCCTGAAGCCTCGGGATTTCGTCGCCCGCGACGACAGCCAGCAGGGCGATCAGTAG
- a CDS encoding acyl-CoA dehydrogenase family protein produces the protein MVSEFAAWLTDFLPRDYYERYRDYRWDLTLRRDYQRAAFEAGWLQPTWPREHGGRSLGLREAMEIRLEAAMRSAPKLPNIAGPNVVAPAIRQFGTTEQIDRLLVPLLRGDEWWALGMSEPEAGSDFAGLRTRAERHGDVFRVNGRKIWTTQAHLSRWCTLYARTDPAAPKHRGISCLILDLQSPGVTVKPIRMASISDETFCEMFLDDVEVPVANLLGPLDGGWHVALSSLHHERQMIWIMNWVEIQRGLDSIRQTRPLVPDGEDLYAELGTLLADAEALRATGYRALHDELNGRPSPEADILKLLGSVTLQRVWELNATAAGPQSSCDPDLLFERQDALAATIYGGTSEIQRNIIGERLLGLPKG, from the coding sequence ATAGTCAGCGAGTTCGCCGCCTGGCTGACCGACTTCTTGCCGCGTGACTACTACGAGCGCTACCGGGATTACCGTTGGGACCTCACGCTGCGCCGCGACTACCAGCGCGCCGCCTTCGAGGCCGGATGGCTGCAGCCGACCTGGCCGCGCGAGCACGGCGGACGATCGCTGGGTTTGCGGGAGGCGATGGAAATCCGGCTCGAGGCGGCGATGCGCTCGGCCCCCAAACTGCCCAACATCGCCGGGCCCAACGTCGTTGCTCCCGCGATCCGCCAGTTCGGTACCACAGAGCAGATCGACCGGCTGCTCGTACCGCTGCTGCGCGGCGACGAATGGTGGGCACTGGGCATGTCCGAGCCCGAAGCCGGGTCGGACTTCGCCGGCTTGCGCACCCGCGCCGAGCGTCACGGTGACGTGTTCCGGGTCAACGGCCGCAAGATCTGGACCACGCAAGCACATCTCTCGCGGTGGTGCACGCTGTACGCCCGCACCGATCCGGCCGCACCCAAACATCGCGGCATTTCCTGCCTGATCCTTGACCTGCAGTCGCCCGGAGTGACCGTCAAACCCATTCGGATGGCGTCGATCTCCGACGAGACGTTCTGCGAGATGTTTCTCGACGACGTCGAGGTGCCGGTGGCCAACCTGCTGGGTCCGCTGGACGGCGGCTGGCACGTCGCCTTGTCGTCACTGCACCACGAACGCCAGATGATCTGGATCATGAACTGGGTGGAAATCCAGCGCGGCCTCGACTCGATTCGCCAAACCCGCCCGCTCGTGCCGGACGGCGAGGACCTCTACGCCGAACTGGGCACGCTGCTCGCCGACGCCGAAGCGCTGCGGGCCACCGGATACCGGGCACTGCACGACGAACTCAATGGCCGGCCCAGCCCGGAAGCAGACATCCTTAAGCTGCTAGGATCGGTTACGCTGCAACGTGTTTGGGAACTCAACGCGACTGCGGCTGGCCCACAGTCCAGCTGCGACCCAGACTTGCTGTTCGAACGTCAGGACGCGCTGGCCGCGACCATCTACGGCGGCACGTCGGAGATCCAGCGCAACATCATCGGCGAGCGGCTGCTCGGACTGCCGAAGGGATGA